Proteins encoded together in one Catellatospora citrea window:
- a CDS encoding NADPH-dependent FMN reductase — MSDLKIAVILGSTRPGRNGKAVADWVVDQSGTRTGVEYELVDLADFPLPHLDEAIPPAMGQYQADHTKAWAAKIAEFDGYIFVTPEYNHSTSAVLKNAIDYLYAEWNNKAAGFVSYGSLGGARAIEHLRGVASELQLAHVRQQLSFSLFTDFENFSVFKPAAQHEAAATILFDQLESWTRALRTVRV; from the coding sequence ATGAGTGACCTGAAGATCGCCGTCATCCTCGGCAGCACCCGGCCGGGCCGCAACGGCAAGGCCGTCGCCGACTGGGTGGTCGACCAGTCCGGCACCCGCACCGGCGTGGAGTACGAGCTGGTCGACCTCGCCGACTTCCCGCTGCCCCACCTGGACGAGGCCATCCCGCCGGCCATGGGGCAGTACCAGGCAGACCACACCAAGGCATGGGCCGCCAAGATCGCCGAGTTCGACGGGTACATCTTCGTGACCCCGGAGTACAACCACTCCACCTCGGCCGTCCTCAAGAACGCGATCGACTACCTGTACGCCGAGTGGAACAACAAGGCCGCCGGGTTCGTGTCCTACGGCTCGCTCGGCGGCGCTCGGGCCATCGAGCACCTGAGGGGTGTGGCCAGCGAGTTGCAGCTGGCCCACGTTCGTCAGCAGCTGTCCTTCTCGCTGTTCACGGACTTCGAGAACTTCTCCGTGTTCAAGCCGGCCGCCCAACATGAAGCCGCCGCTACCATCCTTTTCGACCAGCTGGAGTCCTGGACCCGCGCCCTCCGGACGGTCCGGGTCTGA
- a CDS encoding DUF6069 family protein: protein MTGTSLPPAATRLRVGALTVGGAVLAAVLLWTVAQVLGIELRVDPRNGQAPSAVGLPLTVTFTLAVSLLGWGTRALLGRFTRSAPVVWTILAGLVLLVSFLPLIVFEASGPAKTILALMHIAVAAVLISTFGRRKS from the coding sequence ATGACTGGTACGTCCCTCCCCCCGGCAGCCACGCGGCTGCGCGTAGGAGCGCTCACGGTCGGCGGTGCCGTCCTGGCCGCCGTGCTGCTCTGGACGGTCGCCCAGGTACTGGGTATCGAGCTACGCGTCGACCCCCGCAACGGCCAGGCGCCCTCAGCGGTCGGCCTGCCGCTCACCGTCACATTCACGCTCGCCGTCAGCCTGCTCGGCTGGGGTACGCGGGCACTGCTGGGCCGGTTCACCCGCAGCGCCCCGGTCGTGTGGACCATCCTGGCCGGGTTGGTGCTGTTGGTGTCTTTCCTGCCCCTGATCGTCTTCGAGGCGAGCGGGCCGGCCAAGACGATCCTGGCGCTGATGCACATCGCGGTAGCCGCTGTGTTGATCTCAACTTTCGGCCGCCGGAAGTCCTGA
- a CDS encoding MFS transporter: MSQTAVTAAGEAHSRRWRALVFIALAQLIVVLDATIVNIALPSAQQELGISDGDRQWVVTAYALAFGGLVLFGGRVADLWGRKRAFVIGLIGFAAASALGGAATTGTLMFGARALQGAFGALLAPAALSLLAVMFTDAKERAKAFGIYGAIAGGGSAVGFILGGALTEYLDWRWTFFVNIPFAIVAAAGAHFVVREPAGSRNRSPLDIPGVVLSILALTSLVYGFNHAESHGWGDPTTICLLGGSVVLLLAFVLTEARVKAPLLPLRVITDRNRGGVYLSLAIAVVAIFGTFLFLTYYLQVVKGYSPIRSGFCFLPMVAGMMVGSTQLGPRLMTRVPARFLMGAGFLVAATGMFLLAQLEIGSSYASTVLPALALLGLGMGMTFMPAMSLATLGVEPRDAGVASAMVNTSQQVGGAIGTALLNTIATSVTTSYVHEHRTDAATKPELVHLQGVVHGYSTAIWFAIGMLVLAALVVLSLVDVGRVDHEGAENEIAVPALAH, from the coding sequence ATGTCTCAAACAGCCGTGACGGCTGCCGGCGAGGCGCACTCCCGGCGCTGGAGAGCGCTCGTCTTCATCGCCCTCGCCCAACTGATCGTCGTCCTCGACGCCACCATCGTCAACATCGCCCTGCCCTCCGCCCAGCAGGAGCTGGGCATCTCCGACGGCGACCGGCAGTGGGTCGTCACGGCCTACGCCCTGGCCTTCGGCGGCCTGGTCCTGTTCGGCGGCCGGGTGGCCGACCTGTGGGGCCGCAAGCGTGCCTTCGTCATCGGCCTGATCGGTTTCGCGGCCGCCTCCGCGCTTGGCGGCGCGGCGACGACCGGCACGTTGATGTTCGGCGCCCGCGCCCTGCAGGGCGCCTTCGGTGCCCTGCTCGCCCCTGCCGCGCTCTCGCTGCTCGCCGTGATGTTCACCGACGCCAAGGAGCGCGCCAAGGCGTTCGGCATCTACGGCGCGATCGCCGGCGGCGGCAGCGCTGTCGGCTTCATCCTCGGCGGTGCGCTCACCGAATACCTGGACTGGCGCTGGACGTTCTTCGTCAACATCCCGTTCGCGATCGTCGCGGCGGCCGGCGCCCACTTCGTCGTCCGTGAGCCGGCGGGCAGCCGTAACCGCTCCCCGCTCGACATCCCCGGCGTCGTCCTGTCCATCCTCGCCCTGACCTCGCTGGTCTACGGCTTCAACCATGCCGAGTCCCACGGCTGGGGCGACCCCACGACGATCTGCCTGCTCGGCGGGTCGGTGGTCCTGCTGCTCGCGTTCGTCCTCACCGAGGCCAGGGTAAAGGCGCCACTGCTGCCCCTGCGCGTGATCACCGACCGCAACCGCGGCGGCGTCTACCTCTCCCTCGCCATCGCGGTCGTGGCCATATTCGGCACCTTTCTGTTCCTGACCTATTACCTGCAGGTGGTGAAGGGCTACTCACCGATCAGGAGCGGGTTCTGCTTCCTGCCGATGGTGGCGGGCATGATGGTCGGCTCGACGCAGCTCGGGCCGCGTCTGATGACCCGGGTTCCGGCCCGGTTCCTGATGGGCGCCGGCTTCCTGGTGGCCGCGACAGGCATGTTCCTGCTGGCGCAACTGGAGATCGGCTCGTCCTACGCCTCGACCGTCCTGCCTGCTCTGGCGCTGCTCGGTCTCGGCATGGGTATGACGTTCATGCCCGCCATGTCCCTGGCCACGCTGGGGGTCGAGCCTCGCGACGCCGGTGTCGCCTCTGCGATGGTCAACACCTCGCAGCAGGTGGGCGGCGCGATCGGCACGGCCCTGTTGAACACGATCGCCACCTCCGTGACGACCTCGTATGTCCACGAGCACCGGACCGACGCCGCGACGAAGCCGGAGCTGGTCCACCTGCAGGGCGTCGTCCACGGCTACAGCACCGCCATCTGGTTCGCCATCGGCATGCTGGTGCTCGCCGCGCTGGTCGTCCTGTCCCTGGTCGACGTCGGCCGCGTGGACCACGAGGGCGCCGAGAACGAGATCGCGGTGCCGGCGCTCGCCCACTGA
- the mca gene encoding mycothiol conjugate amidase Mca, with the protein MTEQFRLMAVHAHPDDESSKGAASMAKYVAQGVDVLVATCTGGERGSILNPRLQGDPRFEADIHEVRRREMDAAREILGVKQAWLGFVDSGLPEGDPQPPLPAGCFALEPVEHAAEPLVRLIRKFRPHVITTYDENGGYPHPDHIMTHKITMAAFEAAGDPEAYPESGEPWQPLKVYYNHGISTARIRALHAYLVEHGHESPFGEWVAGWDSEGRKEREFTTRVQCADWFELRDRALLAHATQVDPDGPWFRVPLDVQREVWPTEDYELARSLVETQLPEDDLFAGITG; encoded by the coding sequence TTGACTGAGCAGTTTCGATTGATGGCGGTCCACGCGCACCCGGACGACGAGTCCAGCAAGGGCGCCGCCAGCATGGCGAAGTACGTCGCCCAGGGCGTGGACGTCCTGGTGGCCACCTGCACCGGTGGCGAGCGCGGTTCCATTCTCAACCCGAGGCTCCAAGGCGACCCGCGGTTCGAGGCCGACATCCACGAGGTGCGGCGTAGGGAGATGGACGCGGCCCGCGAGATCCTGGGCGTCAAGCAGGCCTGGCTGGGGTTCGTCGACTCCGGCCTGCCGGAGGGCGACCCACAGCCCCCGCTGCCCGCGGGCTGCTTCGCGCTGGAGCCGGTGGAGCATGCCGCCGAGCCGCTGGTCCGGCTGATCCGGAAGTTCCGTCCGCATGTGATCACCACGTACGACGAGAACGGCGGCTACCCGCATCCCGACCACATCATGACCCACAAGATCACGATGGCTGCCTTCGAGGCGGCCGGCGACCCCGAGGCCTACCCGGAGTCCGGCGAGCCCTGGCAGCCGCTGAAGGTGTACTACAACCACGGCATCTCCACGGCCCGGATCCGCGCGCTGCACGCCTACTTGGTGGAGCACGGCCATGAATCCCCCTTCGGCGAGTGGGTCGCCGGCTGGGACAGCGAGGGCCGCAAGGAACGCGAGTTCACCACCCGGGTGCAGTGCGCCGACTGGTTCGAGTTGCGCGACCGGGCGCTGCTCGCCCACGCGACCCAGGTCGACCCGGACGGCCCGTGGTTCCGGGTGCCGCTCGACGTCCAGCGCGAGGTCTGGCCGACCGAGGACTACGAACTGGCCCGCTCGCTGGTCGAAACCCAGCTC